In the Pseudanabaena sp. PCC 7367 genome, one interval contains:
- the pckA gene encoding phosphoenolpyruvate carboxykinase (ATP): MIKVDLTKHGITVEKVLHNASPAVLYVEAMRYEAGTSIADNGALVAYSGKKTGRSPTEKRVVQNPQSQPDVWWGEINIPLDEEIFLINQERAIDYLNTRDRLYVVDAFAGSDPEYKIKVRVICARAYHALFMWNMLIRPTTEELANFGEPDYVIYNAGKFPANSHIPGMTSKTTVDLCFEDHELVILGTEYAGEMKKGIFTVMNYLMPKVGHLSMHCSATESKQDGSASILFGLSGTGKTTLSADPNRVLIGDDEHVWTDRGIFNIEGGCYAKAIHLSAAKEPDIYEAIRFGAVLENVILDPDSHAVDYDNTSITENTRASYPIEYIHNAKLSGMTGHPQNVIFLTCDAFGVLPPVSKLTPEAAMYHFISGYTAKVAGTEMGIVEPQATFSPCFGGPFLVWHPNKYAELLAEKIRQYHAHVWLVNTGWSGGAYGVGDRIDLTYTRAIIDAIHNGSLAQADYIFDPIFRVQVPTDCAHVPNELLIPRQMWADPQAYDRTAHQLAHLFHRNFAKYISGVSEAVRIAGPVETILAS, from the coding sequence ATGATTAAGGTAGATTTAACTAAGCACGGCATTACGGTTGAGAAGGTCTTGCATAATGCTTCGCCAGCGGTTTTATATGTGGAAGCAATGCGCTATGAAGCTGGTACTAGCATTGCCGACAATGGCGCGCTGGTGGCCTATTCTGGTAAGAAAACTGGCCGCAGCCCCACCGAAAAGCGAGTAGTCCAAAATCCCCAATCCCAACCAGATGTCTGGTGGGGTGAGATTAATATCCCCTTGGATGAAGAAATTTTTTTAATCAACCAAGAGCGAGCGATTGATTATCTCAATACCCGCGATCGGCTCTATGTGGTGGATGCATTCGCCGGATCTGACCCTGAGTATAAGATCAAAGTGCGGGTAATTTGTGCCAGGGCTTATCATGCGCTGTTCATGTGGAATATGTTAATTCGCCCCACCACCGAGGAGTTGGCGAACTTTGGCGAACCGGATTATGTGATTTACAATGCGGGTAAATTCCCGGCCAATTCGCATATTCCCGGTATGACCTCTAAAACTACTGTAGACCTATGTTTTGAGGATCATGAATTGGTGATTCTGGGCACTGAATATGCTGGCGAAATGAAGAAAGGCATCTTCACGGTGATGAATTATCTGATGCCCAAAGTAGGACATCTCTCTATGCATTGTTCGGCCACCGAATCAAAACAAGACGGCAGCGCTTCGATCCTATTCGGGCTATCGGGCACAGGCAAAACCACTTTATCTGCTGATCCGAATCGTGTGCTGATTGGTGATGATGAGCATGTCTGGACCGATCGCGGCATTTTTAATATTGAGGGCGGTTGCTATGCCAAGGCGATCCACCTCAGTGCTGCCAAGGAGCCGGATATTTATGAGGCGATCCGGTTTGGTGCCGTCCTAGAAAACGTGATCCTAGACCCCGACAGTCATGCGGTTGACTATGACAATACCTCGATCACAGAAAATACCCGTGCCAGCTATCCGATCGAATATATCCACAATGCCAAGCTTTCTGGTATGACTGGACATCCCCAGAATGTGATTTTTCTAACCTGTGATGCCTTTGGTGTATTGCCGCCCGTATCGAAGCTAACCCCCGAAGCAGCCATGTATCACTTTATTAGTGGCTATACCGCCAAGGTGGCTGGAACGGAGATGGGAATCGTGGAACCGCAAGCGACATTCTCGCCTTGTTTTGGGGGGCCATTCTTGGTTTGGCATCCCAACAAATATGCCGAGTTACTGGCGGAAAAGATTCGTCAATACCATGCCCATGTCTGGCTGGTGAACACAGGTTGGTCGGGTGGTGCCTATGGGGTGGGCGATCGCATAGATCTGACCTATACCCGCGCGATCATTGATGCGATCCATAATGGTAGCCTAGCTCAGGCTGATTATATTTTCGATCCCATCTTTCGGGTGCAAGTCCCCACCGATTGTGCCCATGTGCCCAATGAGTTGTTAATTCCCAGGCAAATGTGGGCAGATCCCCAGGCATACGATCGCACCGCCCATCAGCTTGCCCACCTGTTCCACCGCAACTTTGCTAAATATATTAGCGGCGTGAGTGAGGCGGTTAGGATCGCTGGCCCAGTAGAAACTATCTTGGCTAGCTAG
- the hslO gene encoding Hsp33 family molecular chaperone HslO yields MADQLIKATAADGGIRAVAAITTNLTNEAMRRHGLSMVATAALGRTMTAGLILASSMKKPGARVNMRLSGDGPLGVVFADAGLDGTVRGYVGNPKLELPPNKQGKLDVGGAVGRNGFLYVLRDTGHEFPYSSTVELVSGEVGEDVTYYLASSEQTPSALLLGVFLDQTGVAAAGGLLLQIMPKAARDDSLIEVLEERVSKLTGFTPLLRSGQKLPQILKQMLGDQGLQIFPETQMLNFHCPCTFERVLGALRMFGEEELEDMIDKDGGAEATCNFCAEVYQADRHHLRMIINNLQREAQA; encoded by the coding sequence ATGGCTGATCAATTAATCAAGGCTACGGCAGCAGATGGTGGCATCAGGGCAGTAGCAGCAATCACCACCAATTTAACCAATGAAGCAATGCGTAGACATGGGCTTTCAATGGTGGCAACCGCGGCCTTGGGAAGAACCATGACTGCCGGATTAATTTTGGCCTCTAGTATGAAGAAACCTGGCGCGCGGGTAAATATGCGATTGTCCGGTGATGGCCCTTTGGGGGTGGTATTTGCGGATGCCGGCCTCGATGGCACAGTGCGCGGCTATGTGGGTAATCCTAAACTAGAACTACCACCCAACAAACAGGGGAAACTAGATGTTGGTGGTGCAGTTGGCCGCAATGGTTTTCTCTATGTGCTGCGCGATACTGGCCATGAATTCCCCTATTCCAGCACCGTCGAGTTAGTGTCTGGAGAGGTGGGAGAAGATGTGACCTATTATCTGGCTTCTTCAGAGCAAACCCCATCAGCACTGCTATTAGGTGTATTTTTGGATCAAACTGGTGTGGCAGCGGCGGGTGGTCTGTTGCTGCAAATCATGCCCAAGGCAGCCAGAGATGATAGCTTAATTGAGGTATTAGAAGAACGAGTGAGTAAATTAACTGGGTTTACGCCCTTGCTGCGTTCTGGCCAAAAGCTACCTCAGATTCTAAAACAAATGCTCGGCGATCAGGGCTTACAAATTTTCCCAGAGACCCAAATGCTCAACTTCCATTGTCCCTGTACCTTTGAGCGGGTGTTGGGAGCATTGCGAATGTTTGGTGAGGAAGAATTAGAGGATATGATCGACAAGGATGGCGGTGCGGAAGCCACTTGCAATTTTTGCGCTGAGGTTTATCAAGCCGATCGCCACCACTTGCGCATGATCATCAATAATCTACAGCGTGAAGCTCAAGCCTAG
- a CDS encoding bifunctional ADP-dependent NAD(P)H-hydrate dehydratase/NAD(P)H-hydrate epimerase, which translates to MLDQIIVTTAQMRSIEELMFRAGMPVAALMEKVAGQIVDRIEALYPVADYAKVGILVGPGHNGGDALVVARELWHRDRQVRIFLPLPDKLKPLTREHCQYAHNLGIPILPLDKLDQLKTCDLIVDGLFGFGLEREITEPIATAINTINTWQVPILSIDLPSGLNTDHGKIMGTAIKASHTLCLGLWKRGLFTESALVNLGELERVDFDIPTAFVVKVLGKDHNLWRINCTQALDWLPRCRPLNSHKYQTGHLLLIAGSQHYPGAAILAALGARASGVGMLTILVPESLRQFVLAQVPEALVIGCPETETGAIAELPFQDVSKYSVIACGPGLTVDAQNAVEQVIGKECPLVLDADGLNLLVLIGVNKFKRIRPRPTIITPHWGEFGRLFPHLKNQQDRLAALREAIDITGAIVLLKGARTAIGFNTGNPVSAQSIADGEKQNAQIWINPESTPALARGGSGDVLTGLIGGLWAQGMQGNQAAIAATIWHSQAAIQLAKQHTQMSVEPSKLANQLGSVLAGLAQE; encoded by the coding sequence ATGCTAGATCAGATAATCGTCACCACCGCCCAAATGCGATCGATCGAAGAATTGATGTTTCGAGCGGGGATGCCCGTTGCGGCATTGATGGAGAAAGTGGCTGGCCAAATTGTCGATCGGATCGAAGCGCTCTATCCAGTTGCTGACTATGCCAAGGTGGGGATTTTGGTTGGCCCTGGTCATAATGGTGGTGATGCCTTGGTGGTGGCCAGGGAGTTGTGGCACCGCGATCGCCAGGTAAGAATCTTTTTGCCCCTACCCGATAAACTAAAACCCCTCACCCGCGAACATTGCCAATATGCCCATAACCTGGGTATTCCCATTCTGCCTCTTGACAAATTAGACCAACTCAAAACCTGCGATTTAATTGTGGATGGATTGTTTGGTTTTGGCCTGGAGCGGGAAATAACCGAGCCGATCGCCACCGCCATCAATACCATCAACACCTGGCAAGTACCCATTCTCAGCATCGATCTGCCATCGGGGTTAAATACCGATCATGGCAAAATAATGGGTACTGCAATCAAGGCCAGCCATACCCTTTGCTTGGGTTTATGGAAGCGAGGTTTGTTTACGGAATCGGCATTGGTGAATTTGGGAGAATTAGAGCGGGTTGATTTTGATATCCCCACTGCATTTGTAGTAAAAGTGTTGGGCAAAGATCATAATCTATGGCGAATTAATTGCACTCAGGCTCTAGACTGGTTGCCCAGATGTCGTCCCCTCAATAGCCATAAATATCAAACCGGGCATTTATTATTAATTGCCGGATCACAACATTATCCAGGGGCAGCAATCTTGGCAGCATTAGGAGCAAGGGCTAGTGGCGTTGGCATGTTAACTATTCTGGTGCCGGAGTCATTACGCCAATTTGTCTTGGCACAGGTTCCCGAAGCCTTGGTAATTGGTTGCCCAGAAACAGAAACCGGAGCGATCGCCGAACTACCGTTCCAGGATGTGAGCAAATATAGCGTGATCGCCTGTGGCCCTGGCCTCACTGTTGATGCTCAGAATGCGGTAGAACAGGTGATTGGTAAGGAATGCCCATTGGTGTTGGATGCGGATGGTTTGAATTTACTGGTGTTGATCGGCGTGAATAAATTCAAGCGGATTCGACCTCGGCCAACGATCATCACTCCCCATTGGGGCGAATTTGGCAGATTGTTTCCGCATCTTAAAAATCAACAGGATCGACTTGCAGCCCTGCGGGAGGCGATCGACATTACTGGCGCGATCGTTCTGCTGAAGGGAGCCCGCACCGCGATTGGTTTTAACACTGGCAATCCGGTCAGCGCTCAAAGTATTGCCGATGGCGAAAAACAGAATGCGCAAATTTGGATTAATCCCGAAAGTACCCCAGCCTTGGCTCGTGGTGGCAGTGGCGATGTTTTAACCGGTTTGATTGGTGGTCTGTGGGCACAGGGTATGCAGGGGAATCAAGCGGCGATCGCGGCTACGATCTGGCATTCCCAGGCCGCAATTCAACTGGCCAAGCAGCATACCCAGATGAGTGTCGAGCCGAGTAAGTTGGCGAATCAATTGGGTTCAGTGTTGGCGGGTTTAGCGCAGGAATAG
- a CDS encoding HAD family hydrolase — protein sequence MAYLAIASDFDGTIAIKGQVADSTRQAIAQWREAGGKFLIVTGRLFDQGFDHLTGTFPQIWDYCDGVVAENGALVYLRDRDQKILLGAAPPPEFMQALAARGVDYLFHGEVIVATREPYLKTTQTLITEMTIDAQIILNKGEVMILPQGVNKAAGLSLLLKELQIAPEQVVAVGDAENDYDLINLCGYGVAVANALPQLREIADLVTIGICGEGVVELIDRLLA from the coding sequence ATGGCATATCTAGCGATCGCCTCGGATTTTGATGGCACCATTGCAATTAAGGGACAGGTGGCCGATTCTACGCGGCAAGCGATCGCCCAATGGCGTGAAGCTGGTGGCAAGTTCTTGATTGTGACTGGTCGGCTGTTTGATCAGGGTTTTGACCATCTCACTGGCACATTTCCCCAAATTTGGGATTATTGTGATGGGGTGGTGGCAGAGAATGGCGCATTGGTATATTTGCGCGATCGGGATCAAAAAATTTTGCTGGGCGCAGCGCCGCCGCCAGAATTTATGCAAGCCTTAGCAGCGCGGGGCGTTGATTATCTGTTTCATGGTGAGGTGATTGTGGCCACCAGAGAACCCTATTTAAAAACTACCCAGACGCTGATCACCGAGATGACGATCGATGCTCAAATTATCCTCAACAAGGGCGAAGTGATGATTCTGCCACAGGGAGTGAATAAGGCGGCGGGGTTGAGTTTATTGCTTAAGGAATTGCAGATCGCGCCGGAACAGGTTGTGGCGGTTGGTGATGCCGAGAATGATTATGATTTGATTAATCTCTGTGGTTATGGCGTGGCGGTGGCGAATGCTTTGCCGCAGCTCAGGGAGATCGCAGATTTGGTCACGATCGGCATCTGTGGCGAGGGCGTAGTGGAGCTAATCGATCGCCTCTTGGCCTGA
- a CDS encoding TIGR02466 family protein, giving the protein MSGTRIDCFPTSIWHFDLPNAPVMNQQLIAAIKAEQATDQVGLRDRSSVIGWHSHDRLTQNPNFKEFLDITGKNVVEIARFAKWDLDRLTMVISNCWALVNPKYATNVVHDHPNCVLSGVYYVQATENSGDLFFIDPRQAVRMNPIPVTEYNQWTQGKLVYKPIVGRMVIFPSWLLHGVGANLADAERISISFNVKVALKQA; this is encoded by the coding sequence GTGAGCGGCACCAGAATAGATTGTTTTCCTACTTCGATCTGGCATTTTGACCTTCCCAACGCGCCGGTAATGAATCAGCAGCTAATCGCCGCGATCAAGGCAGAGCAAGCTACAGATCAAGTCGGGCTGCGCGATCGCTCCAGTGTGATCGGTTGGCACAGCCACGATCGGCTGACCCAAAACCCAAACTTCAAGGAATTCCTGGATATTACTGGCAAGAATGTGGTGGAAATTGCCAGGTTTGCCAAATGGGATTTAGATCGATTGACAATGGTGATTAGTAATTGCTGGGCATTGGTAAATCCTAAATATGCTACCAATGTGGTGCATGATCATCCTAACTGTGTACTTAGTGGCGTTTATTATGTGCAGGCGACCGAAAATAGCGGCGATCTCTTTTTTATTGATCCGCGTCAGGCGGTGCGCATGAATCCAATTCCGGTCACAGAATATAACCAATGGACGCAGGGGAAGCTGGTATATAAACCGATCGTGGGGCGGATGGTGATTTTCCCCAGTTGGTTGTTACATGGGGTGGGGGCAAATCTGGCTGACGCTGAAAGAATTAGTATTAGTTTTAATGTTAAGGTGGCGTTGAAGCAGGCTTAA
- a CDS encoding DUF3110 domain-containing protein, with protein MQVWILQFNINDLEQAFYALSLSDGQTVIIAFEDQEDADRCSGLLEAQDFPDLSPEQIEQKELEEICSDSGCQLYVVKSGEFFMPTEENADPSEWQLEDEAASATTPATNANTNDSSNGAEAAEIEKMRQRLENLLNP; from the coding sequence ATGCAAGTATGGATTCTGCAATTTAATATTAATGACCTGGAGCAAGCATTCTATGCACTCTCGCTCAGTGATGGCCAAACCGTAATCATTGCCTTTGAGGATCAAGAAGATGCCGATCGCTGTTCGGGCTTACTAGAAGCGCAGGACTTTCCCGATCTCAGCCCTGAGCAAATAGAACAAAAGGAACTGGAAGAAATTTGCAGCGATTCGGGCTGTCAATTGTATGTGGTGAAGTCCGGTGAATTCTTCATGCCCACGGAAGAAAACGCCGATCCATCCGAATGGCAACTTGAGGATGAGGCGGCCTCAGCAACTACGCCAGCTACTAATGCGAATACGAATGATTCCAGCAATGGGGCAGAAGCGGCAGAAATTGAGAAGATGCGGCAACGCTTGGAGAATTTACTTAATCCCTAG
- a CDS encoding AI-2E family transporter — protein sequence MPTEKLANRLLIGLTFPLIILNGWVAYMVFKFFQPLCNIVIAAAIVSFLLNYAVQFLIKRGVNRGSAVSIAFLAAATSIIAVGVTLFPLALGQLSELGKRLPSWVDSGVQQLQSLQIWAEARNINVDISGIITQLTNRLSEQLQNLSGRIIGFLLDTAGSLLNVVLTLVLTFYLLLQGDRIWHGIFNLVPNPIGTELRLALREKFKNYYIGQATLALMSGTAVTLTFISLHVPFGLLFGMGIGIMTLVPFGSWLAISLISLIVSLEDVWLGLKVLSVGLTIDQIVTNVIAPRLLGNLTGLNPVWILVSLVVGLKINGPLGLIVAVPVAGSIRTILNLVFKPKLEEGQATEAIAETALST from the coding sequence ATGCCCACCGAAAAACTTGCCAATCGCCTACTAATTGGGCTTACCTTTCCACTGATTATTCTCAATGGCTGGGTCGCCTATATGGTGTTTAAATTTTTCCAGCCCCTGTGCAATATTGTGATCGCGGCGGCGATCGTGTCGTTTTTGCTCAATTATGCGGTGCAATTTCTCATCAAACGCGGGGTTAATCGCGGTAGTGCGGTATCAATTGCCTTTCTGGCGGCCGCAACCAGTATTATTGCCGTTGGCGTAACTCTGTTTCCGCTGGCTCTGGGGCAATTAAGCGAATTGGGCAAACGCTTGCCGAGTTGGGTAGATTCTGGGGTGCAACAATTGCAATCACTCCAGATCTGGGCAGAGGCAAGAAACATTAATGTAGACATCAGCGGCATTATTACCCAGCTTACCAATCGCCTGTCTGAACAATTACAAAACCTGTCTGGCCGCATCATTGGCTTTTTGCTCGATACCGCTGGCAGTTTGTTGAACGTGGTACTAACTTTGGTATTGACTTTTTATTTGCTATTGCAGGGCGATCGAATCTGGCACGGCATTTTTAATCTGGTGCCCAATCCGATCGGGACGGAGTTGCGGCTAGCTTTGCGGGAAAAGTTTAAAAATTACTACATTGGCCAAGCCACTTTGGCATTAATGAGCGGCACTGCCGTGACTTTGACCTTCATTTCGCTACATGTGCCCTTTGGGTTGTTGTTTGGGATGGGGATTGGCATTATGACCCTGGTGCCCTTTGGCAGCTGGCTGGCGATTAGCTTAATTTCGCTGATTGTATCTCTAGAAGATGTCTGGTTAGGGCTGAAGGTATTGTCGGTGGGCTTGACGATCGACCAGATTGTCACCAATGTGATCGCGCCGCGCCTGCTGGGAAACCTCACTGGCTTGAATCCAGTTTGGATTTTGGTGTCTCTGGTGGTGGGTTTGAAAATTAATGGCCCGCTGGGATTGATTGTGGCAGTGCCGGTGGCTGGCTCTATTCGTACGATCTTGAATTTGGTGTTTAAGCCAAAGCTAGAAGAAGGGCAAGCGACCGAAGCGATCGCAGAAACTGCCCTTTCAACTTAA
- a CDS encoding DUF1795 domain-containing protein, translated as MSLIVILWLGSCSWGKLEPDLNPATPSPTLPGLSLEQLENVQLADRHLASDSSFSLQPPLGWQTKTVTGLTYATFVQDIQNIQNIQDVEAANNQHDAPGDQPEPSNTIDQPAQPEQNQPEGDRYQANISIFSDTYDGALDDYANVNINSVSKAFQNFQILSQSDFITNSGLAGIVIVSQSEQLGNQLQQWFYIFDAPANRKLVITCSVLANDADRLAPIFAASIKTLQIESTE; from the coding sequence TTGAGTTTAATAGTTATACTCTGGCTAGGCTCATGCAGTTGGGGCAAGCTAGAACCTGATTTGAACCCAGCAACTCCTAGCCCTACCCTACCTGGCCTGAGCCTGGAGCAGCTTGAGAATGTCCAGCTTGCCGATCGCCACCTGGCTAGTGATAGCAGCTTTTCTTTGCAACCGCCTCTGGGCTGGCAGACCAAAACTGTGACGGGCTTGACTTATGCAACTTTTGTTCAGGATATTCAGAATATTCAGAATATTCAGGATGTTGAAGCTGCTAATAACCAGCATGATGCTCCTGGCGATCAACCGGAACCAAGTAACACAATCGATCAACCAGCTCAACCTGAGCAAAATCAGCCTGAGGGCGATCGCTACCAGGCTAACATCAGCATTTTTAGCGATACCTACGACGGTGCCTTAGATGATTATGCCAATGTAAATATCAATTCAGTCAGCAAAGCTTTTCAAAACTTCCAGATCCTGAGCCAAAGCGATTTCATCACAAATTCTGGTTTAGCTGGCATTGTGATTGTGTCCCAATCAGAGCAGCTTGGCAATCAACTCCAACAATGGTTTTATATTTTTGATGCCCCTGCCAATCGTAAGCTAGTAATTACTTGCTCAGTTCTGGCCAATGATGCCGATCGTCTGGCACCCATATTTGCCGCTAGCATTAAAACTTTGCAAATCGAGTCCACCGAATAA
- a CDS encoding ABC transporter permease gives MNFGRILAIASNVVKEVFREQVLYLALLYVFVLVAALTLLPSVSANTHEKITVDVGIAAIEVVGLIVAVFVSTGLINREIDKRTIFVLVAKPLSRAEFVLGKHLGISIVLASLIAVMSAIFVVLMLISGIQIPIGAILVSNFFTFWQLMLISAIAILFSTFTSSLIAALLTFAAYLMGNISADILKLGELAENPAMQKTTEFIYLVLPDLSRANLKNDAVVAYLPSGAELFNNGVYILAYACIMLALAMLIFARRQF, from the coding sequence ATGAATTTTGGTCGAATTTTGGCGATCGCTTCTAATGTGGTCAAAGAGGTGTTTCGTGAGCAGGTACTCTATCTGGCGCTGCTCTATGTTTTTGTTTTGGTGGCGGCATTGACCCTATTACCATCGGTTTCTGCCAACACCCATGAAAAAATTACCGTTGATGTTGGCATTGCCGCGATCGAGGTAGTTGGCCTAATTGTGGCGGTGTTTGTGAGCACGGGTTTAATCAACCGCGAGATCGATAAGCGCACCATTTTTGTACTGGTGGCCAAACCCCTCAGTCGGGCTGAGTTTGTTTTGGGTAAGCATTTAGGGATTTCGATCGTTTTGGCCAGCCTGATTGCGGTGATGTCAGCAATCTTTGTGGTGTTGATGCTCATCTCTGGCATCCAAATCCCGATCGGCGCAATTTTGGTTTCTAATTTCTTTACCTTCTGGCAATTGATGTTAATCAGCGCGATCGCTATTCTTTTCAGCACCTTTACCAGCTCGTTGATCGCGGCATTACTAACTTTTGCTGCCTATTTGATGGGTAATATCAGCGCGGATATTTTGAAGCTGGGGGAACTGGCCGAAAATCCGGCGATGCAAAAAACAACTGAGTTTATCTATCTGGTGCTGCCAGATCTATCGCGGGCTAACCTCAAAAATGATGCGGTGGTTGCCTATTTGCCCAGTGGTGCAGAGCTATTCAACAATGGCGTATATATCCTGGCCTATGCTTGCATCATGCTGGCGCTGGCGATGCTGATCTTTGCCCGCCGCCAATTCTAG
- a CDS encoding PFE-CTERM domain-containing protein produces the protein MYLDSGGVIVVKNKNLSRAIAGCGAGLISAAVGMTAARPVHSFAYVFAGEMFGVDRVTHVIGYTGVAAALTISVGIDPTSMFAAQMVTPVQNVIATMNGLVPTTGNLTTANVPFAQFDFESVLLHEMGHSMGLDHINLASESGLVGGDREYTATTDGANDAFDLDDGADNVIGSADDMRGDDVNLNYFRIADNNPFATNLGVVDSTTYSRDIANLPVGDNFSANADRAVGGLLGFGSTEGVMQQGTFNGEAQRTLGADDVAGFLYARAGLDSIAGTADDYTWNLTFAGLDATADIVIDFDNAQTGFAVSQSGGSFLSADDAVITSNSIFFNSTAPWFFNPTPVPFEFSPTTGILMLGGLFGVERFGRKWMKKKKARKV, from the coding sequence ATGTATTTAGATTCTGGGGGTGTAATTGTGGTGAAGAATAAAAATTTATCCAGAGCGATCGCTGGTTGCGGTGCTGGATTGATATCAGCAGCGGTTGGTATGACCGCAGCGAGGCCAGTTCACTCATTTGCTTATGTTTTTGCTGGCGAAATGTTCGGTGTTGATCGTGTTACCCATGTGATTGGTTATACGGGGGTAGCGGCAGCATTAACGATCAGTGTGGGTATCGATCCAACCAGTATGTTTGCTGCCCAGATGGTAACTCCTGTTCAGAATGTGATTGCCACTATGAATGGGCTAGTGCCTACAACGGGGAACCTGACCACAGCAAACGTGCCATTTGCCCAGTTTGACTTTGAATCAGTGCTTTTGCATGAAATGGGGCATTCTATGGGGCTAGACCATATTAATTTAGCCTCTGAGTCTGGCCTTGTGGGGGGCGATCGAGAATATACCGCAACCACCGATGGTGCTAATGATGCGTTTGATCTAGATGATGGAGCAGATAATGTAATTGGCTCTGCCGATGATATGCGCGGTGATGATGTGAACCTCAACTATTTTCGCATTGCCGATAACAATCCCTTTGCCACTAATTTAGGTGTAGTTGATTCCACTACCTATAGTCGAGATATTGCAAATTTACCTGTAGGTGATAATTTCTCAGCTAATGCCGATCGCGCTGTTGGTGGTTTGCTGGGGTTTGGCAGTACCGAAGGGGTAATGCAGCAAGGAACATTCAATGGCGAGGCGCAACGTACTCTAGGGGCGGATGATGTTGCTGGCTTCCTCTATGCAAGAGCTGGATTGGATAGTATTGCTGGCACTGCCGATGACTATACCTGGAATCTCACCTTTGCTGGCCTGGATGCAACCGCCGATATTGTGATTGATTTTGATAATGCTCAAACTGGATTTGCGGTATCCCAGAGTGGTGGATCTTTCTTAAGTGCAGATGATGCTGTAATTACAAGTAACAGTATATTTTTTAACTCCACCGCTCCCTGGTTCTTTAACCCTACGCCTGTGCCCTTTGAGTTTTCGCCAACTACTGGCATTTTGATGCTAGGTGGTTTGTTTGGTGTGGAGCGATTTGGCAGAAAGTGGATGAAAAAGAAGAAAGCTAGAAAGGTCTAG
- a CDS encoding calcium-binding protein, giving the protein MALLLGTSTNDFIDGTNNADTVIANAGDDNARGFGGTDNINGNQGNDVINGNVGSDTLHGGRDNDTVFGGRGDDELWGDRNTDVLTGGIGNDLFVLDNRSTGSTSIAAADRITDFSQGGELGRDLLGLSNGLSFADLGISQGTGANSAHTIIQDNSTGLFLGIIENFNSSAITGADFGIDISPTPVLVSILE; this is encoded by the coding sequence TTGGCACTTCTACTTGGTACTAGCACTAATGACTTCATCGATGGCACGAATAATGCCGATACAGTCATTGCTAATGCTGGTGATGATAATGCCCGTGGCTTTGGTGGTACAGATAATATTAACGGCAATCAGGGCAATGATGTTATCAACGGCAACGTCGGTAGCGATACCCTGCATGGCGGCCGCGATAACGATACCGTTTTTGGCGGTCGCGGCGATGATGAACTTTGGGGCGATCGCAACACCGATGTCCTCACAGGCGGCATTGGAAATGATTTGTTTGTGCTGGATAATCGCAGCACCGGTAGCACGTCGATCGCTGCTGCCGATCGGATTACTGACTTCAGCCAGGGTGGTGAGTTAGGTAGAGATTTACTGGGGCTATCTAATGGCTTGAGCTTTGCTGATTTGGGTATTTCTCAGGGTACAGGAGCTAATTCAGCTCATACGATTATCCAGGACAACAGCACGGGTCTGTTTCTCGGTATTATTGAAAACTTTAATAGCTCCGCGATCACTGGAGCAGACTTCGGTATAGATATTAGCCCTACCCCCGTTCTTGTCTCCATTCTTGAGTAG